From a single Sphingobium sp. genomic region:
- a CDS encoding alpha/beta hydrolase, whose translation MLIVATIAILGLAAFALLRLAGPRQLDLADNYWPGKRATITVERGITYAKADPAQRYDLYSPAGFARDCTAGSYPTLIFFHGGSWRDGDRASYGFVGRAFAERGFHVVVADYRKMPGARFPAFVEDAAAAIAYVHRHLPPCADPQRLYVSGHSAGAHIAMLAVLDPKWLAAQKLDSAVVAGVIGLAGPYDFYPFTSDAARAALGQWPEPHETQPIHYARGDAPPLLLLSGDADTTVKPRNSRVLAKTITEKGGPALVRFYEGITHSGIVMAIARPFRGKAPVIDDIIAFTKAPRP comes from the coding sequence ATGCTTATCGTCGCCACGATCGCAATTCTGGGGCTAGCCGCTTTTGCGCTGCTACGCCTAGCAGGGCCGCGCCAACTGGATCTTGCCGATAATTACTGGCCCGGAAAGCGCGCCACCATCACCGTCGAACGCGGCATCACTTATGCAAAAGCCGACCCTGCCCAGCGCTATGACCTTTACAGCCCTGCAGGTTTTGCGCGCGACTGCACGGCGGGCAGCTATCCGACGCTGATCTTTTTCCATGGCGGGTCATGGCGCGATGGCGATCGGGCGAGTTATGGCTTTGTCGGCCGCGCCTTTGCCGAACGGGGTTTTCATGTCGTCGTAGCTGACTATCGAAAAATGCCTGGCGCGCGGTTCCCCGCCTTTGTCGAAGATGCGGCGGCCGCAATCGCATATGTTCATCGCCATCTTCCGCCATGTGCCGATCCGCAGCGGCTGTACGTTTCAGGGCATAGCGCCGGCGCGCATATCGCAATGCTCGCCGTACTCGACCCCAAATGGCTGGCTGCGCAAAAACTGGATTCCGCCGTGGTGGCAGGTGTCATCGGACTGGCCGGCCCCTATGACTTCTACCCCTTTACCAGCGATGCTGCGCGGGCTGCCCTCGGCCAATGGCCAGAGCCGCATGAAACCCAGCCAATCCATTATGCACGCGGGGACGCACCGCCTTTACTCTTGTTAAGCGGTGATGCCGATACGACGGTGAAGCCCCGCAATAGCCGCGTACTCGCCAAGACGATCACGGAAAAAGGCGGCCCCGCGCTTGTCCGATTTTATGAAGGGATCACCCATAGCGGCATCGTAATGGCAATCGCCCGTCCGTTCCGGGGGAAAGCACCGGTGATCGACGATATCATTGCCTTTACCAAAGCCCCGCGGCCATGA
- the rpsI gene encoding 30S ribosomal protein S9: MSDTVESLADLQTLGTDAPAAPAAPLREKEVDAQGRSYATGRRKDAVARVWLKPGTGKIIVNGRDQEVYFARPSLRLVINQPFGVTERVGQYDVIATVKGGGLSGQAGAVKHGIAQALSKFEPALRGAVKAEGFLTRDSRTVERKKYGKAKARRSFQFSKR, translated from the coding sequence ATGTCCGACACCGTAGAATCGCTCGCTGATCTTCAGACGCTTGGCACCGATGCACCGGCTGCACCGGCCGCGCCGCTGCGTGAAAAGGAAGTCGACGCCCAGGGCCGCAGCTATGCTACCGGCCGCCGTAAAGACGCCGTTGCACGCGTCTGGCTGAAGCCCGGCACAGGCAAGATCATTGTCAACGGCCGCGATCAGGAAGTGTATTTCGCACGTCCTTCGCTGCGCCTCGTCATCAACCAGCCGTTCGGCGTGACCGAGCGTGTTGGCCAGTATGACGTGATTGCCACCGTCAAGGGCGGCGGTCTTTCGGGTCAGGCCGGTGCCGTGAAGCATGGCATTGCACAGGCACTTTCCAAGTTCGAACCCGCGCTTCGCGGCGCAGTTAAGGCCGAAGGCTTCCTGACGCGCGACAGCCGCACCGTCGAGCGTAAGAAATATGGTAAGGCCAAGGCCCGCCGTAGCTTCCAGTTCTCGAAGCGTTAA
- the rplM gene encoding 50S ribosomal protein L13, which translates to MKTLSKVTKSIRPQDVEKAWHIIDADGLVVGRVASIIANILRGKHKPSFTPHVDCGDHVIVINADKVKFTGKKLGDKVYYRHTGYAGGIKGVTAAKVLEGRFPERVLEKAVERMVPRGPLGRQQMRALHLYNGTEHPHDGQKPQVLDIASMNRKNKVGA; encoded by the coding sequence ATGAAGACGCTGTCCAAAGTCACGAAATCGATCCGCCCGCAGGACGTCGAAAAGGCCTGGCACATCATTGATGCCGACGGTCTGGTCGTCGGTCGCGTGGCCTCGATCATCGCCAATATCCTGCGCGGCAAGCACAAGCCGAGCTTCACCCCGCACGTCGATTGCGGCGATCATGTGATCGTCATCAACGCCGACAAGGTGAAGTTCACCGGCAAGAAGCTGGGCGACAAGGTTTATTATCGCCACACCGGCTATGCCGGCGGCATCAAGGGCGTCACCGCCGCCAAGGTCCTCGAAGGCCGCTTTCCAGAGCGCGTCCTCGAAAAGGCTGTCGAGCGTATGGTTCCGCGCGGCCCGCTGGGTCGTCAGCAGATGCGCGCCCTTCACCTCTACAATGGTACCGAGCATCCGCACGACGGCCAGAAGCCGCAGGTGCTCGATATCGCTTCCATGAATCGCAAGAACAAGGTGGGTGCATAA
- a CDS encoding COX15/CtaA family protein has product MSTQTLPSSDVKSRANPAIIANWLYSVAFLVFIMVIVGGITRLTESGLSITEWKPVTGALPPLNEAQWLSEFEKYKQIPEYLEINGPAGMTLAEFKFIYFWEWVHRLLGRVIGLAFAVPFAIFWIRRRIPAGYHARLFALLALGGLQGAIGWWMVSSGLSERTDVSHYRLAVHLLTALFIMGGLIWTALDLRQLARSSTARTARLTGFSSTVIVILFLQLLFGAWVAGLNAGYVSNSWPLMNDRFYPDGIDWSRGAWFALTHDPYLTHFIHRWWAWVTVAALVLLARRAKKAGARPASIAIHAAFGTQILLGIATVMTNMNIVMAVLHQAVGALVVASTIWGIHLLGRSADRA; this is encoded by the coding sequence ATGAGCACCCAGACGCTTCCGTCTTCCGACGTCAAAAGCCGCGCCAATCCGGCCATCATTGCCAATTGGCTCTATTCCGTCGCCTTCCTTGTCTTCATCATGGTCATTGTCGGCGGGATTACCCGGCTGACAGAATCGGGCCTGTCGATCACCGAGTGGAAACCGGTGACCGGAGCCCTGCCGCCACTCAACGAAGCGCAATGGCTTTCGGAATTCGAAAAATACAAACAGATCCCCGAATATCTGGAGATTAACGGCCCGGCCGGGATGACCCTTGCTGAGTTCAAATTCATTTATTTCTGGGAATGGGTACACCGTCTGCTCGGCCGTGTGATCGGCCTTGCCTTTGCCGTGCCCTTTGCAATTTTCTGGATCCGCCGGAGGATTCCGGCTGGCTATCATGCCCGGCTTTTTGCGTTGCTGGCGCTGGGCGGCCTGCAGGGCGCAATCGGCTGGTGGATGGTATCGTCGGGACTTAGTGAGCGTACTGATGTCAGCCATTACCGGCTTGCCGTTCATCTGCTGACCGCATTGTTTATCATGGGCGGGCTGATCTGGACCGCACTTGACCTGAGACAGCTGGCACGCAGCAGTACGGCACGCACGGCGCGACTGACCGGCTTTAGCTCCACTGTCATCGTCATCCTTTTCCTGCAGCTCTTGTTCGGCGCTTGGGTCGCAGGGCTCAATGCCGGCTATGTATCGAACAGCTGGCCGTTGATGAACGACCGTTTCTACCCTGATGGTATAGACTGGAGCCGCGGAGCCTGGTTTGCGCTGACCCATGATCCGTATCTGACGCACTTCATCCACCGCTGGTGGGCTTGGGTAACGGTCGCGGCACTGGTGCTGCTCGCCCGCCGCGCGAAGAAAGCGGGTGCCAGGCCGGCGTCAATCGCCATCCATGCGGCATTCGGAACGCAGATCCTGCTCGGTATCGCCACAGTCATGACCAATATGAACATCGTCATGGCGGTGCTGCATCAGGCCGTGGGCGCGCTGGTTGTCGCATCAACCATATGGGGAATCCATTTGCTCGGTCGATCGGCGGATCGCGCCTAA
- a CDS encoding protein-disulfide reductase DsbD family protein, translated as MRLIHRLLFWCFAAFAAQAALAQQNNVPGRLDAETLAPQAGSRVSLAFVFEPKAGWHGYWENPGDAGLGLQLEWSLPDGVRAGALQYPVPKPLLISGLMNHVYEAPHAILVDLELPDNLPAGKTLPIRVRGNWLGCTDTICVPQQGDFQLELRIGDGRIAATKRATFDRWRTALPVPLDQPARYETRDGRYRIAIPFPATAPLDQPYFFALTNESIRHAAPQTARRSGNWLIIETEALPNAKPIRGLLRFGKDQGILVEAVAGDIPKGGDAVEVLIPSGKGNGEADAAPTGLVWLLLAAIAGGLLLNLMPCVFPILGLKALALAKAGGSEKQARRDALAYSAGVILSCAALGGLMLALRAGGEEIGWAFQLQEPAFVLFLLLLMVAVTANLVGLFELRGFGVGDSLARQGGTAGSFWTGVLAALVATPCTGPFMAAALGAALLLPAIEALLLFAALGFGIALPFILIAYVPRLRQMLPRPGPWLGRFRLAMAVPMALTAIALGWLLWRQSGSEGLWIGLLASAALILLFAIYRVGATRVRFAATILAVSALILFAGAARMVPNTVEADSARQLGGAAFDEARLAALRAEGRPIFLYFTADWCVTCKVNEAAAINRAETEQLFREKGIVVMIGDFTRRDPAIARFLAAHGRSGVPLYLYYPARGTAVELPQILTPAIIAETVGK; from the coding sequence ATGCGCCTGATCCATCGCCTCTTATTTTGGTGCTTTGCCGCCTTTGCCGCGCAGGCTGCCCTCGCCCAGCAAAACAATGTGCCGGGCCGGCTGGATGCCGAAACACTGGCACCCCAGGCGGGTAGCCGCGTCAGTCTGGCCTTTGTATTTGAACCCAAGGCGGGGTGGCATGGCTATTGGGAAAATCCAGGGGATGCGGGCCTTGGTCTGCAGCTGGAATGGAGCCTGCCCGATGGCGTGCGCGCAGGCGCGTTGCAATATCCGGTACCCAAGCCGCTGCTGATCAGCGGCCTGATGAACCATGTTTATGAAGCCCCGCATGCAATCCTTGTGGATTTGGAACTGCCGGACAATCTGCCGGCGGGGAAGACACTTCCGATCCGGGTGCGGGGCAACTGGTTGGGTTGTACCGATACCATTTGCGTTCCCCAACAGGGGGATTTTCAGCTGGAACTGCGGATCGGCGACGGGAGGATTGCGGCGACAAAAAGGGCTACATTCGATCGCTGGCGGACCGCGCTTCCCGTGCCGCTGGATCAGCCGGCACGTTATGAAACGCGCGACGGGCGCTACCGGATAGCGATTCCTTTTCCGGCTACGGCACCGCTGGATCAGCCCTATTTCTTCGCACTGACCAATGAAAGCATCCGGCACGCCGCGCCGCAAACGGCCCGGCGTTCTGGCAATTGGCTGATTATCGAAACCGAAGCCCTGCCCAATGCCAAGCCAATTCGGGGGCTTTTACGGTTCGGAAAGGATCAGGGAATTCTGGTCGAGGCGGTTGCGGGCGATATTCCAAAAGGCGGCGACGCCGTTGAAGTGCTGATTCCGTCCGGCAAAGGGAATGGAGAAGCGGATGCAGCACCCACCGGGCTTGTATGGCTGCTCTTGGCCGCGATTGCCGGCGGTTTGCTGCTCAACCTGATGCCGTGTGTTTTCCCTATCCTTGGCCTTAAGGCTTTGGCGCTCGCCAAAGCGGGCGGCAGCGAGAAACAGGCAAGGCGAGATGCACTGGCCTATAGCGCGGGCGTCATACTGAGCTGCGCGGCATTGGGCGGACTGATGCTAGCTCTGCGCGCAGGCGGGGAAGAGATAGGCTGGGCTTTCCAGCTGCAGGAACCTGCTTTCGTTCTCTTCCTGCTCTTATTGATGGTCGCCGTGACGGCAAATCTTGTCGGCCTGTTCGAACTGCGCGGTTTCGGCGTCGGCGACAGCCTTGCGCGGCAAGGCGGCACGGCGGGGTCATTCTGGACAGGCGTGCTCGCCGCGCTCGTTGCAACGCCCTGCACCGGGCCATTCATGGCAGCGGCGCTGGGGGCGGCATTGTTGCTACCTGCGATTGAAGCCCTGCTGCTCTTTGCGGCGCTGGGTTTTGGCATAGCCTTGCCATTCATCCTGATCGCCTATGTGCCACGGCTGCGGCAAATGTTGCCCAGACCGGGCCCTTGGCTCGGTCGGTTCCGTCTGGCGATGGCAGTGCCGATGGCGCTCACCGCAATTGCGCTCGGCTGGCTGCTATGGCGGCAATCGGGGAGTGAGGGGCTTTGGATCGGCCTGCTGGCATCAGCGGCGCTGATCCTGCTGTTCGCAATATACCGTGTAGGTGCCACACGGGTGCGCTTTGCGGCAACAATTTTGGCCGTGTCGGCCCTGATCCTGTTTGCCGGTGCGGCGCGAATGGTGCCCAACACAGTGGAGGCAGATTCGGCCCGGCAGTTGGGCGGCGCAGCCTTTGACGAAGCGCGGCTTGCCGCATTGCGCGCTGAAGGCCGCCCAATCTTTCTCTATTTCACCGCAGACTGGTGCGTCACCTGCAAGGTCAACGAAGCGGCTGCGATTAACCGGGCCGAGACCGAGCAGCTGTTCCGCGAAAAGGGCATTGTGGTCATGATCGGCGATTTTACCCGCCGCGATCCCGCGATCGCGCGCTTTCTTGCTGCCCATGGCCGTTCGGGCGTGCCGCTTTACCTATATTATCCGGCACGGGGCACAGCGGTAGAATTGCCGCAGATATTAACGCCGGCAATCATCGCCGAAACCGTGGGAAAGTGA
- a CDS encoding response regulator, with translation MTKKVLIVEDNELNLKLFTELLRAHQFEVEGLRDGRDALARIRDFAPDLVIMDIQMPHISGLDLIEAMQAEADLRAVPVLAVTAYAGKGDEERILGAGARGYLSKPVGMVAFLETVRGIIS, from the coding sequence GTGACCAAGAAGGTTCTGATCGTCGAGGACAATGAACTGAACCTCAAATTATTCACCGAACTGCTGCGCGCGCACCAGTTCGAGGTTGAGGGGCTGCGTGACGGACGCGATGCATTGGCACGGATTCGCGACTTTGCGCCGGACCTTGTGATCATGGATATCCAGATGCCACATATCAGCGGGCTCGATCTGATCGAGGCGATGCAGGCCGAAGCCGATCTGCGCGCGGTCCCCGTGCTGGCAGTCACGGCCTATGCGGGCAAGGGCGATGAAGAACGCATATTGGGCGCCGGTGCGCGCGGCTATCTCTCCAAACCGGTGGGCATGGTAGCTTTTCTTGAAACGGTGCGCGGAATCATCAGTTGA
- a CDS encoding DUF3572 domain-containing protein produces MIETNAKSVRQIQPEPDMLALEALGWILADGDRAARMLNLTGLTPDILRNVVTETATQAAILGFLEAHEPDLVAAADHIGVRPEALVRARQELEA; encoded by the coding sequence ATGATCGAAACAAATGCGAAAAGCGTTCGGCAGATTCAACCCGAACCCGATATGCTCGCTCTTGAAGCGCTTGGCTGGATACTGGCTGACGGTGATCGTGCCGCGCGGATGCTCAATCTGACAGGATTGACCCCCGATATATTGCGGAACGTCGTAACCGAAACTGCAACCCAAGCGGCAATTCTCGGCTTTTTGGAGGCGCATGAACCGGATCTGGTCGCGGCGGCCGATCATATTGGCGTGCGTCCCGAAGCACTCGTCCGCGCCCGGCAGGAGCTCGAAGCATGA
- a CDS encoding HAD family hydrolase, with amino-acid sequence MSGRPLLISDCDEVLLHMIVPFRDWLDEVHHIHFDLVHGDWGEALRHKHDGTQVERGHVWNLLNGFFKTEMHRQQAIDGAVAAINQIAEIADVVILTNLMDEHNQSRGVQLRDVGIDAPVYTNQGGKGDALRRIVERYQPSVTVFVDDLAHQHESVGETLPDVWRLQFVGEPILWPRVKTSPAAHARIDRWSEAQSWISNALLAGVGAPIIEKENI; translated from the coding sequence ATGAGCGGCCGGCCTCTCCTCATTTCGGATTGTGATGAAGTGCTGTTGCACATGATCGTGCCATTCCGCGACTGGCTTGATGAAGTGCACCACATTCATTTCGACCTTGTCCATGGCGATTGGGGTGAAGCGCTGCGCCACAAGCATGACGGCACGCAGGTTGAGCGCGGTCATGTTTGGAACCTGCTCAACGGCTTTTTCAAGACTGAGATGCACCGGCAGCAGGCGATTGACGGCGCGGTGGCAGCGATCAACCAGATTGCCGAAATTGCCGATGTCGTCATCCTGACCAATTTGATGGACGAACATAATCAGAGCCGGGGCGTGCAGTTGCGCGATGTCGGCATCGACGCGCCCGTCTATACCAACCAGGGCGGCAAGGGTGACGCCCTGCGCCGCATCGTCGAGCGCTATCAGCCGAGCGTTACCGTTTTCGTCGACGATCTGGCGCACCAGCATGAATCGGTTGGCGAAACACTTCCCGATGTCTGGCGTTTGCAGTTTGTCGGTGAACCCATTTTATGGCCGCGCGTGAAGACGTCGCCGGCTGCCCATGCGCGCATTGATCGCTGGAGCGAGGCACAGTCGTGGATCAGCAACGCTTTGCTTGCCGGGGTCGGCGCCCCGATCATTGAAAAGGAAAATATATGA
- a CDS encoding RidA family protein gives MTSHVAPEDRLVELGITLPEPAAPVASYVPTVEVGGMLFISGQVSFVDGALMTGKVGDTRDETDAILAAQGCGLMLIAQMKKALGSLDRVERIVKLGAFVASTPDFTGQPRVANGASDLMEAVFGDAGKHARSAVGVPVLPLDATVEIDAIVKVKG, from the coding sequence ATGACCTCCCATGTTGCGCCCGAAGACCGGCTGGTCGAATTGGGCATTACCCTTCCCGAACCCGCCGCGCCTGTGGCGTCCTATGTTCCCACGGTTGAGGTGGGCGGCATGCTTTTCATTTCGGGCCAAGTCTCCTTTGTCGATGGCGCGTTGATGACTGGCAAGGTCGGCGATACGCGCGATGAAACCGATGCGATCCTCGCCGCCCAAGGATGTGGTTTGATGTTGATCGCTCAGATGAAAAAGGCGCTAGGTTCGCTCGACCGGGTCGAACGGATCGTCAAACTCGGCGCATTTGTCGCCTCAACGCCTGATTTTACCGGCCAACCGCGCGTTGCCAATGGTGCGTCCGACCTGATGGAAGCGGTGTTCGGCGATGCCGGCAAGCATGCGCGCAGCGCCGTTGGCGTACCCGTTCTGCCGCTTGACGCCACGGTTGAGATTGACGCAATTGTGAAGGTCAAGGGCTAG
- a CDS encoding GNAT family N-acetyltransferase, translating to MTDVIAEIATGVCALDAAQWDRLNVSGNPFVGHPFLCALEQSGSIGPGTGWSAAPIAIRDDAGALAGALPAYLKTHSQGEYVFDHGWADAYERAGGRYYPKLQIASPFSPVPGPRILALDERTAGQLLQAAQSVVLENGLSSAHATFVDEAQLPLFQDAGWLIRSGTQFHWTNADYADFDAFMATLASRKRRAIRKERAAAQAAVEIEILRGGQIKPHHMDAFWLFYQDTGMRKWGRPYLTRAFFDLVAESLRDSIVLFLAHRNGHPVAGALNLLGPDCLYGRYWGCTEDIPFLHFELCYYQAIDFAIAHGLARVEAGAQGEHKLARGYLPTTTWSAHYIADPGFRAAVADFLERERRAVEREQSFLEELGPFKRG from the coding sequence ATGACTGATGTTATCGCTGAAATCGCAACCGGCGTTTGCGCCCTTGATGCAGCGCAGTGGGACAGGCTGAACGTATCGGGCAACCCCTTTGTCGGTCATCCCTTTCTATGCGCGCTTGAACAGTCGGGAAGTATCGGGCCGGGCACAGGCTGGTCTGCGGCACCGATAGCGATACGCGATGATGCTGGCGCGCTTGCCGGTGCGTTGCCTGCCTATCTGAAGACGCACAGCCAAGGCGAATATGTCTTCGATCATGGCTGGGCCGATGCCTATGAACGGGCGGGCGGGCGCTATTATCCTAAATTGCAGATTGCTTCGCCTTTCTCGCCGGTTCCGGGTCCGCGCATTTTGGCGCTGGATGAGAGGACTGCCGGGCAATTGTTGCAAGCTGCCCAAAGCGTCGTGCTCGAAAATGGTCTGTCTTCGGCCCATGCAACTTTCGTTGATGAAGCGCAGTTGCCGTTGTTTCAGGACGCGGGCTGGCTGATCCGTTCGGGCACTCAGTTTCACTGGACCAATGCCGACTATGCCGATTTTGATGCCTTCATGGCGACGCTCGCTTCGCGCAAGCGGCGCGCAATTCGCAAGGAGCGGGCGGCCGCGCAGGCTGCGGTTGAAATCGAGATATTGCGTGGCGGCCAGATCAAGCCGCACCATATGGATGCCTTTTGGCTTTTCTATCAGGATACCGGCATGCGCAAATGGGGGCGGCCCTATCTGACGCGTGCCTTTTTTGATCTTGTTGCGGAAAGCCTGCGCGATTCGATCGTGCTGTTTCTGGCGCATCGTAATGGCCATCCGGTGGCCGGCGCGCTCAACCTCTTGGGGCCCGACTGCCTCTATGGCCGTTACTGGGGTTGCACAGAGGATATTCCGTTCCTCCATTTCGAGCTTTGCTATTATCAGGCAATCGACTTTGCGATTGCGCATGGCTTGGCTCGGGTCGAGGCTGGCGCACAGGGCGAGCATAAGCTGGCGCGCGGCTACCTTCCCACAACAACTTGGTCGGCCCATTATATCGCCGACCCCGGATTTCGCGCAGCGGTTGCCGATTTCCTCGAACGCGAACGGCGCGCGGTTGAGCGCGAGCAATCTTTTTTGGAGGAATTGGGGCCGTTCAAGCGGGGTTAG
- a CDS encoding amidohydrolase family protein, which yields MRIARLAALLAMLMAAPLAAADAANRQYIEAGRLIDSIAGTTTEGQCIEVRGERIVAVAPCGPTPAGAQRIDWSAYTVLPGLIDLHTHLADAGQSADLAAPIKTSPQLTALHGAHNALLTLRAGFTTVRDVGTYRGLTDVALRDAINQGLVPGPRMFVAGAYLTHPGGGGELNGVVPNDQLPADMRLGVMRGPEAAAEKATFLFDNGADFLKLLATGAVLAIGTEPGAPELSEAEMRAAIAIARAQGSYATAHAHGAEGIKAAIRAGARSIEHASLIDDEALQLAKDSGVWLVMDIYNGDYIDEVGTKEGWPEEYLRKNRETTDVQRAGFAKAVKMGVKIAYGTDSGVYPHGLNARQFAYMVRYGMTPMQSIQSSTIRAAELLGREADLGSIAPGRFADLVAVSGDPIDNIRLLETVDHVMKGGAIVR from the coding sequence ATGCGGATCGCGCGCCTGGCGGCACTGCTTGCCATGCTGATGGCAGCGCCGCTTGCCGCTGCTGACGCTGCCAACCGCCAATATATCGAAGCCGGCCGGCTGATCGACAGCATTGCCGGCACGACGACCGAGGGACAGTGCATCGAGGTGCGTGGGGAACGGATCGTCGCGGTTGCCCCATGCGGCCCCACACCTGCCGGAGCCCAACGGATCGACTGGTCCGCCTATACCGTGTTGCCTGGGCTAATCGATCTGCACACCCACCTTGCCGATGCAGGTCAAAGCGCGGATCTGGCCGCACCGATCAAGACCTCACCACAGCTGACCGCCCTGCATGGCGCGCATAATGCGCTGCTCACGCTGCGCGCCGGCTTTACGACGGTGCGCGATGTCGGCACCTATCGCGGGCTGACCGATGTCGCATTGCGCGATGCAATCAATCAGGGGCTCGTCCCCGGCCCGCGCATGTTCGTGGCGGGGGCCTATCTTACCCATCCCGGCGGCGGTGGCGAATTGAACGGCGTTGTGCCGAATGACCAGCTGCCCGCAGACATGCGGCTAGGCGTAATGCGTGGGCCCGAAGCCGCAGCTGAAAAAGCGACTTTCCTGTTCGATAATGGCGCCGATTTCCTGAAACTTCTCGCCACAGGCGCAGTGCTCGCCATCGGTACCGAACCCGGAGCACCCGAACTGTCAGAAGCGGAAATGCGCGCGGCGATTGCTATAGCGCGGGCGCAGGGCAGCTATGCCACCGCCCATGCCCATGGTGCAGAGGGCATCAAGGCGGCAATCCGCGCAGGTGCCCGGTCGATCGAACATGCCAGCCTGATCGACGATGAGGCGCTACAACTGGCAAAAGACAGCGGCGTCTGGCTGGTCATGGACATCTACAATGGCGATTATATCGACGAGGTCGGCACCAAAGAGGGCTGGCCCGAAGAATATCTCCGCAAGAATCGTGAGACTACGGACGTCCAGCGCGCAGGCTTTGCCAAGGCGGTCAAAATGGGCGTCAAAATTGCCTATGGCACCGACAGCGGGGTCTATCCGCACGGCCTCAATGCCCGCCAATTTGCCTATATGGTCCGGTACGGAATGACGCCAATGCAGTCGATCCAGTCGTCCACCATTAGAGCGGCCGAGCTTTTGGGGCGCGAAGCGGATCTGGGCAGCATCGCACCGGGGCGCTTTGCCGATCTGGTTGCTGTGAGCGGCGATCCGATAGACAATATCCGCCTGCTGGAAACGGTCGACCATGTAATGAAGGGTGGCGCCATCGTGCGCTGA
- a CDS encoding DUF2497 domain-containing protein — MANDRSEPSMEAILSSIKKIIADEDRSRAINSRKPTRDVRRSEHDEDVLELTEAAGDDREEELLDTGKARSLRQSFSVLQTLSEPGVAPQIVRSGETSLEGLTRELMKPMLKEWLDTNLPGIVEAMVAREIERITKKG, encoded by the coding sequence ATGGCCAATGATCGCAGCGAACCATCGATGGAAGCCATTCTTTCATCGATCAAGAAGATCATCGCTGACGAGGATCGGTCGCGCGCGATCAATTCGCGCAAGCCCACCCGCGACGTGCGCCGTTCCGAACATGACGAGGACGTCCTCGAACTGACCGAAGCAGCTGGCGACGACCGTGAAGAAGAACTGCTCGACACCGGAAAAGCGCGAAGCCTGCGCCAGAGCTTTTCGGTCTTGCAGACCCTTTCTGAACCCGGCGTTGCGCCGCAGATCGTACGCTCGGGCGAAACCTCGCTGGAGGGGCTGACGCGCGAACTGATGAAGCCGATGCTCAAGGAATGGCTCGACACCAATCTGCCGGGAATAGTAGAGGCCATGGTCGCGCGCGAGATTGAGCGCATCACCAAAAAAGGCTGA